The following are from one region of the Natronosporangium hydrolyticum genome:
- a CDS encoding CPBP family intramembrane glutamic endopeptidase — protein MRLLKQLGAVAVVAFAGSLAVQAVAPNAVLTLVLGLATAVLALLVYAGMVRWTERRRPTEVALRPAAGATFRGLLIGVGMFAAVIATIAYLGGYRVEGWGSATGVLAIFGFMAAAAVTEEVIFRGILFRIVEEWIGTWNSLVLTGLIFGLVHLPNSNANLWGALAIAIQAGAMLAAAYAATRSLWLVIGLHFGWNFAAAGIFGVTVSGQEGAEGLLRSVTSGPMLLSGGEFGPEASLYAVLAGALLTVVFMWLAHRRGNLVPRRRRGNPTGSAEAASEAPATGSDARLAR, from the coding sequence ATGCGATTGTTGAAGCAGCTCGGCGCCGTCGCGGTGGTCGCCTTCGCGGGCAGCCTGGCGGTGCAAGCGGTGGCGCCGAACGCCGTACTCACCCTGGTCCTCGGCCTCGCCACGGCGGTGCTCGCCCTGCTCGTCTACGCCGGGATGGTCCGGTGGACCGAGCGGCGCCGGCCAACCGAGGTGGCGTTGCGGCCGGCCGCCGGGGCCACCTTCCGGGGGCTGCTGATCGGTGTCGGGATGTTCGCGGCGGTCATCGCCACCATCGCCTATCTCGGCGGCTACCGGGTCGAGGGCTGGGGGTCGGCCACGGGCGTGCTGGCGATCTTCGGTTTCATGGCTGCCGCCGCGGTCACTGAGGAGGTGATCTTCCGCGGCATCTTGTTCCGGATCGTCGAGGAGTGGATCGGCACCTGGAACTCGCTGGTGCTGACCGGTCTGATCTTCGGCCTGGTGCATCTGCCGAACTCGAACGCCAACCTCTGGGGAGCGCTGGCCATCGCGATCCAGGCCGGCGCGATGCTCGCCGCCGCCTACGCCGCGACTCGCAGCCTGTGGCTGGTGATCGGCCTGCACTTCGGCTGGAACTTCGCCGCGGCCGGGATCTTCGGCGTCACGGTCTCCGGACAGGAAGGGGCGGAAGGGCTGCTTAGGAGCGTGACCTCGGGCCCGATGCTGCTCAGCGGCGGCGAGTTCGGGCCCGAGGCGAGCCTCTACGCGGTGCTGGCCGGTGCGCTGCTGACGGTCGTCTTCATGTGGCTGGCCCACCGGCGCGGCAATCTGGTACCCCGCCGCCGGCGCGGCAACCCGACCGGCTCGGCTGAAGCGGCCAGCGAGGCGCCCGCGACCGGCTCGGACGCTAGGCTCGCTCGGTGA
- a CDS encoding sensor histidine kinase, whose product MIDLRRIQGRWRRYDTVVRDLPLALVIVAASLVPALHGYGTQLGELPTRPFDAVAVALVALQGLPLALRRRWPLACLGLVSIGFVADQLLAYHTVAGVALGIALLSAGAHLERQRRTILLLATAAYLALALTLHWLGSPEGVIGFGTFYIVLGICWGAGAWLRLSRAAEAERRRHVAEASRVAERTRIARELHDIVTHHVTAMVVQAESARYLTAAPDRLDQTLTAVSDTGRRAIADLRHLLDLLNPDHDTETGTPTTGDLKSLVEQVRRAGQPVELVREGEPAAVGGSAEEVAYRVVQEALTNAVKYAHGSRTLVQVRYREQETTVEITTDGPAVPSVGSGGSGRGLRGLRDRVELLGGEFSADRHPDGGFSVRARIPAAASSRSAAAARSAG is encoded by the coding sequence GTGATCGACCTCCGCCGGATCCAGGGCCGGTGGCGACGGTACGACACCGTCGTCCGGGATCTCCCGCTCGCGCTGGTGATCGTCGCCGCGTCGCTGGTGCCCGCCCTCCACGGCTACGGCACGCAGCTCGGCGAGCTGCCGACCCGACCTTTCGACGCGGTGGCGGTGGCGCTGGTCGCCCTGCAGGGGCTGCCGCTCGCCCTGCGCCGCCGGTGGCCGCTCGCCTGCCTCGGCCTGGTCTCGATCGGTTTCGTCGCCGACCAGCTGCTGGCGTACCACACCGTCGCCGGCGTCGCGCTGGGCATTGCGCTGCTGAGCGCCGGGGCCCACCTGGAACGCCAGCGGCGCACGATCCTGCTGCTGGCCACCGCGGCGTACCTGGCCCTCGCCCTGACCCTCCACTGGCTCGGGTCGCCGGAGGGGGTGATCGGGTTCGGCACCTTCTACATCGTACTGGGGATCTGCTGGGGGGCCGGGGCGTGGCTGCGGCTCTCCCGGGCCGCCGAGGCGGAACGTCGCCGGCACGTGGCCGAGGCCAGCCGGGTCGCCGAACGCACCCGGATCGCCCGGGAGCTGCACGACATCGTCACCCACCACGTGACCGCGATGGTCGTGCAGGCCGAGTCGGCCCGCTACCTGACCGCCGCACCCGACCGGCTCGACCAGACGCTGACCGCCGTCAGCGACACCGGCCGGCGGGCCATCGCCGACCTGCGGCACCTGCTCGACCTGCTCAACCCGGATCATGACACCGAGACCGGAACCCCTACCACCGGCGATCTGAAGTCGCTTGTGGAGCAGGTCCGGCGCGCCGGTCAGCCGGTGGAGCTTGTCCGGGAGGGTGAGCCGGCGGCCGTGGGCGGAAGCGCTGAGGAGGTGGCCTACCGGGTGGTGCAGGAGGCCCTCACCAACGCCGTCAAGTACGCCCACGGTAGCCGTACCCTGGTCCAGGTGCGATACCGCGAACAAGAGACCACAGTGGAGATCACCACCGACGGCCCGGCCGTGCCGTCGGTCGGATCCGGCGGCAGCGGGCGGGGCCTGCGCGGGCTGCGCGACCGGGTCGAGCTGCTCGGCGGCGAGTTCAGCGCGGACCGGCACCCGGACGGCGGTTTCTCCGTGCGGGCCCGCATCCCCGCTGCGGCGAGCAGCCGCTCGGCCGCCGCCGCGCGGAGCGCCGGGTGA
- a CDS encoding endonuclease V → MRADDDQRCGAVDVHYPTEGGARAALVVAGDLRFRRIISEHTTQLPEVADYQPGRFYLRELPAVMAVLATTVPLDLLVIDGYVDLDPQGRPGLGARLHAQSGVPIIGVAKTAYRGATHAVAVRRGQTTRPLFVTAVGIAAADAAAIVDGMAGPYRLPDSLRRVDTLARGLSVTSR, encoded by the coding sequence ATGAGGGCGGACGACGACCAGCGGTGTGGTGCCGTGGATGTCCACTATCCAACCGAAGGTGGCGCTCGGGCCGCCCTCGTCGTCGCCGGCGACCTTCGGTTCCGCCGCATCATCAGCGAGCACACCACACAGCTGCCGGAGGTCGCCGACTATCAACCGGGCCGGTTCTATCTGCGCGAGCTACCCGCAGTCATGGCGGTCCTGGCCACCACCGTGCCGCTGGACCTGTTGGTCATCGACGGCTACGTCGACCTCGACCCACAGGGTCGTCCAGGGCTGGGGGCGCGGCTCCACGCCCAGTCTGGGGTACCGATCATCGGGGTAGCCAAGACCGCATACCGCGGGGCCACCCACGCGGTCGCCGTACGACGCGGTCAGACCACCCGCCCGCTGTTCGTCACCGCGGTCGGGATCGCCGCTGCCGATGCCGCGGCCATCGTCGACGGCATGGCTGGCCCGTACCGGCTCCCGGACTCCCTGCGACGCGTCGACACGCTCGCACGCGGGCTGAGCGTGACCTCGAGGTAG
- a CDS encoding response regulator: MTAPLRVLVCDDQALIRTGFATIIDAQPDLEVVGECGDGQAAVDLAGRLRPDVVVMDVRMPVLDGIEATRRLAGAGVAQPVRVLVVTTFNLDEYVYEALRAGASGFLLKDAPPAQLLHGIRTVATGAALLAPEVTRQLVGRYAARIRPADDPAEDVPLTPRELEVLRLIADGRSNSEIAATLVISQETVKTYVSRILTKLDLRDRVQAVVYAYRRGLAS, translated from the coding sequence GTGACCGCGCCGCTGCGGGTCCTGGTCTGCGACGACCAGGCGCTGATCCGCACCGGGTTCGCCACGATCATCGACGCGCAGCCCGACCTCGAGGTGGTGGGGGAGTGCGGCGACGGTCAGGCCGCCGTCGACCTCGCCGGCCGGCTGCGTCCGGACGTGGTGGTGATGGACGTGCGGATGCCGGTCCTCGACGGGATCGAGGCGACCCGCCGGCTGGCCGGGGCCGGCGTGGCGCAGCCGGTCCGGGTGCTCGTGGTGACGACCTTCAACCTCGACGAGTACGTATACGAGGCGCTGCGCGCGGGAGCCAGCGGCTTCCTGCTCAAGGATGCCCCGCCGGCGCAGCTGCTGCACGGCATCCGCACCGTCGCCACCGGCGCGGCGCTGCTAGCTCCCGAGGTGACCCGTCAGCTGGTCGGCCGCTACGCAGCCCGGATCCGACCCGCCGACGATCCGGCCGAGGACGTCCCGCTGACCCCGCGCGAGCTGGAGGTGCTGCGGCTCATCGCCGACGGCCGGTCCAACAGCGAGATCGCGGCGACGCTGGTGATCAGCCAGGAGACCGTCAAGACGTACGTCTCGCGGATCCTGACCAAGCTCGACCTGCGCGACCGGGTCCAGGCGGTGGTCTACGCCTACCGCCGGGGCCTGGCCAGCTGA